The following nucleotide sequence is from Candidatus Cloacimonadota bacterium.
ATTGATACAAATCCGATTGCTTCTGCTTCCATAGCTCAAGTTTATCAAGCTGAATTATTCAGTGGAGAAAAAGTTGCGGTTAAAGTGCAACGCACCGGAATTCAAAAAATTATCGAAACAGACTTGGAAATAATGTTTCACTTTTCCCTTTTAATGGAAAAACACATCGCTGAAATGGAAATATTGAATCCGGTTGAAACGGTAAAAGAATTTGAACGCTCTATCCGTAAAGAAATTGATTTCGATATTGAAGCTTCTAATATAGAAAGGTTTGCAAGAAATTTTCAAACCGATATGACTATCTATATTCCTGAAGTTTATAGAGCTTATTCAACAAAAAAAATCCTGACAATGGAATTTATCGACGGCATCAAAGTATCAAACCTAAAATCGTTAAGAGAAGCTGGAAATGACCCTGTGCTCATTGCAGATCGAGGTTGTGATCTTGTTCTGAAACAAATATTTGAACACGGTTTTTTCCACGCTGATCCTCATCCGGGAAATATCCTCATAATGAAAGATAATATTACCTGTTTCCTCGATTTCGGAATGATGGGAACTTTGCTGCCGAAACACCAGGATTATCTCGGAAATATTATCGTGGGAGTCGTGAATAAAGATTCAAAGAAAATAACCGAAACGCTTCTCCGGCTCACGGGAACTTATAATATTGAAAATCGGGATCAATTGGAACAACGGGTTTCCGAACTGATCAATCAGTATGCTTATATTCCTTTGATAGAAATAAAAGTCGGTGAGTTTTTGAACAAACTTTTCAGAATGCTGATAGATTTCAAATTGAGATTACCTTCGGATTTTTATCTGCTTTCAAAAGCATTGATAACCATCGAAGGAGTCGGAACGATATTAGACCCTGATTTTGATATGGTTGCACACATTGAACCTTTTGCAAAAAATCTACTTAAAAAGCGATTGGACCCTGTTAAACTGGCAAAAGATTTGTATTCATCTGTGGCGGAATTTCGTCTTTTATTCAAGGATTTTCCTTTTGAGATCAGGGAAATTATCCGGCAGATCAAAACAGGAAAGTTAAAAGTAGAATTCGAACATAAAGGTTTGGAACCGATGCTCGTTAAACATGATCAGATCAGCAACCGCATTGCTTTCGCCATTGTTCTCGCTGCCCTCATTATCGGCTCATCGTTAATCGTACTTTCCAAAATTCCACCTTTGTGGAATGAAGTTCCGATCATCGGAATTGTAGGATTTGTAGGAGCGGGAATTATGGGATTCGGGCTGCTTAT
It contains:
- a CDS encoding AarF/ABC1/UbiB kinase family protein; translation: IDTNPIASASIAQVYQAELFSGEKVAVKVQRTGIQKIIETDLEIMFHFSLLMEKHIAEMEILNPVETVKEFERSIRKEIDFDIEASNIERFARNFQTDMTIYIPEVYRAYSTKKILTMEFIDGIKVSNLKSLREAGNDPVLIADRGCDLVLKQIFEHGFFHADPHPGNILIMKDNITCFLDFGMMGTLLPKHQDYLGNIIVGVVNKDSKKITETLLRLTGTYNIENRDQLEQRVSELINQYAYIPLIEIKVGEFLNKLFRMLIDFKLRLPSDFYLLSKALITIEGVGTILDPDFDMVAHIEPFAKNLLKKRLDPVKLAKDLYSSVAEFRLLFKDFPFEIREIIRQIKTGKLKVEFEHKGLEPMLVKHDQISNRIAFAIVLAALIIGSSLIVLSKIPPLWNEVPIIGIVGFVGAGIMGFGLLISILRHGKM